The following nucleotide sequence is from Scyliorhinus torazame isolate Kashiwa2021f chromosome 4, sScyTor2.1, whole genome shotgun sequence.
acaggaggagcatgtaactggcctagcctccatcccctcttaccttacagaatatagctgctgtgtggactaactagatctccgccctccgactctgctcccagtcagctacacttcctgtaaactcctggctctctttgcactctttgcggaaatgtcggaaacaaaatgaaaggagcaccttactccctcctcacctaactccctcggtcaccaaactctcactatcgcactcaaaaagcaccaaattcagcactcagtgcaaaaccgaCTCCTCCCCAACTATCCACTTCCTCACCACAGCAATATTTGCTACCCAATAATAAATCATTATGTTTGGCAAGGGCAACGCCCCCATCTTAAGCCGTGGAGTTTCCCCGCCCACACGAGGTGTTGAGGATGAAGGTGGCCCCTAGTCCAGAAGTAGGATATTTGGAAtgccggaagacccgggagtccagggggtgagagaggccgatgttctggcctttgcttcctgctcgcccggagatggattttgctgaagtggagggactcagagccaccaaaaccgggagtggggtggtgagagaCCTGCTGGAGTTCCTATgggtggagaaaataaagtttgtcttaagagggtcggttgatgggtttgcccggaggtggaaatcattcatcgacttcttctagGAAAATTGAGGCGTAGGGGGGAATAAAGGGGCTAAAATTGGAAGGCAGGTCGGGAGGAATGGAATGGCAGTTATTTATTTACAATTATGTTCCTGTTTGCTCTTGCTCTTGTGTTTAATGCCttaatgaaaatatttttaaaaagatcttGTGAGGCTAGCGGCCTTTGGGATTCCCACAGGAGGCCTCAACCAGCACTTAACAGCCACCTCCCGTTCCAACTCCGGCGGGACAAGCCAGTAGATCACaccctaagtgtgggtgaataccacgTGGATCACCCCCAAAATGCCAACAGGAAACACCCCCGCaaaacctgcccaaaatgacatgtagaaatgttttggttaaatCATGTTCAAAGTGTCTAGCCTGCCAGCTGTGGCGAACCTGATTTTACATCACTTGGAAAATAATTTCAAAAAACTATATTGGAACATTTATTAGTTTCATTGCATACTGGTCactttcttaataataataatcttgattatgtcacaagtaggcttacattgacactgcaatgttactgtgaaaatcccctagtcgccacaccacgacgcctgttcgaatacactgaattcagaacgtccaattcacctaacagtacgtctttcggggattgtgggaggaaacccacgcagacacggggagaacgtgcagactccgcacaaacagcgaCTCAAGCCAGGGACCGAACttgggagcctggtgctgtgaagcaccagtgcgctATCGTGCCGGAAATTaaatatgttttaatattttaaaagttttaacctgcccATTAGTGCTTTAGCACCAAACAAAAAGCTTAATTTGACCAGCTTTCTAAAACAGTTGGAAATAGGCTCAATTGACAGACATTTGGGTGTGTTCATTATTTCAatgggtgggggtttgtgtgggtgggactAGCTTCCAGcacaagtttatttttaaaaaccatgTAAAGATTGTGAAAAGTTATGATACACTTGACATAACCTGCTCTTAAAATTCTTCTATCTCTTAAGCTGTTTTGGCTAATTTCAGGATCAGAAACGCTGGGTCGGCATTTCAAACCGGCTGACTTAAGTTGTCAGTTgccatttaaaaagaaaaatgtcaAAGTCAGCATCACATTTATGAAATATCCCTACAATGTCTTATAACTAACCACAGAaaaatatgaactggatcaggaaaTTCTAGTTAAGTTTGCATTATCATCTGCCTGTGATTTCATTCGTTTAAAGTGCTCCCTTGGCAGTCCACAAAGCTGGCTGCTCTCTTCCATTACAGCTCTGGTAAATCTGAATGGTCGGGATGAAATCCTCAGGCATTCCCATTGATGGCTAAAATCTACACTGAGCTGAGCCAAACAGACCAAAATGTTCAATCATAGATATGAGCTTCGCCGTAAAGAACGGGACTGACGACAAATGGTGACATCTTTACTTTTTTTATTCGTAACCCTGGAGAAAATATATCTGAATAAGGTCCTTTTTAATCCATTCTAACTCCAAGCAGTTTCAATAATAAACTAGCAGCTTGCACTGTACATTTTAGTGCTGCAACGAAGCTAGTAAAGCTCATGTTTGACTGATTCTGCCCCTCATGTAACTATTAGTTCAAGAGTAGCAATTCCCCAATACAAGTCAATGGAAATTCTTGCCAGGGACCTTCTAGCTCTGAACATTCTTTCTTGCTCTACAGTTGCCCACCAATGAACATCTTGGAGCAGGGTGTAAGAGcactttctccctccctcacttgTACAACCTTGTCATGACCTCGAGGAAGCCAGACAATGCTAATCTTGAGATTCAAATTTGCATCCTCCAATTGAAGTTGCAGCTACTGGTTTCTACATACTGAAAACAAAACACATTTCCATTCTAGACACCCGCATCCGCTCATCAACATATCTGAATTCCAATTTCATAAGAGTACTCAATATTTAGGACCACTATTAATTAATGAAAAAAAATCCTATTCCCTGGGCTTCATATCCCTATAcatttgaaaagtcaatgttggcagtTTGCTCCAAAACCAGTCAATGTTTCTCTTAGCCAGCTGATAATATATGCAGGACAGCAGTCAGTAGTGACGCATCATTTTAAGATGCTAATTCAACAATTAGCTCACAAATGCAGTCAGATATCTCCAGGTCATCAGATATACTAGAAATAAACAGTTAACTTGCATTTTACCTTTTTAGGAATAGGTACTTCCAACTTGGTTTCTTGGGGAGCTTTGATTGCAATCACAATCTGTTCTTCGAAGGCTTGCAGGCTGCGTATGTCCTGGTAAGTTACATATGCTAGCGTATTCATTTGTTAAGTTAAACTGATTGCAATATATGGAAAATTCAGGGACTTTGATGATACACTGATGTGTATGTATTTTGAAATTCTATGTTAAAGCACATATTCAAATCTTCTATTGAGGCAAATTCAAGTTTCATCATGGGCAGAAATACTGTGGCTGttcgaaatctaaaataaaaatagCAAATGCTGGAAAAATGCAAACGTCTGGTAACATCTGTCAAGAGAAAAATAGAATTAacgttccagcattttttgttcctTTTTCAAGTTTCATTATACTAGCTTAATGCAGGTTTACCCCAAAACAATGAATTAATACAAGAGGATTTAAGGGTAATTTTAGAGACACTGAGacaacagtggttaacactgctgcctcacagcgccagggacccatgtttgaTTCGGTCTCAAGTGACTGtgcggagattgcacattctccttgtgcatgcgtgggtttcctcccagatgcttcagtttcctcccagagtccaaagatgtgcaggttaggtggattggccatgccaaattgccccttagtgtccaaaggttaggtgaggttacggctttacatgggagtgggcctaggtggggtgttgtTTCAGAGGgtaggtacagacttgatgggccaaatggcctccttctgcactgtagggattcacatCACCATTTTAGTGGAATTGCTCTCGCCAAGATGAGGACTGCACCTTATGAATAAATTTCCCCATGGCCTCACTCCACTCCCACAAGTCAACTCACATTCTCCATTCAACCATGTCCAAGCCACGAGATGGCCCCCTGACCCACTTCAACATCAGTGCAAAGTCTTCAGTCATAACTGTTGTCAATTTTATTGAGAGGCCAAGCCATAGCTTAGTGTGGGGAATAGAAAATGCCATGCTGATGCAATAGGGGTCTCTTTCAACTTTGGGAATTCTCCCCCAATCTTGCTTCTTCACTCCTCATAATGAAAAGGCCTCATCAAAACCCATATTTCACATTTGCTTACCTTTTTGCTTTCCCTTCTTTTAACTGCACTAATGGAAAGAATAAGTATACTTTGCTATAGTTTGTGCTAATGGAACAGTCAGTAAACACTCCTAGATATGGTATAATGCAGTCAGATACAGTGAAGGTGTCCAATAATGCGCCTTAGTTTGAATGTCCAGAATGGATTACATAACATTTTCCATTTCTTACACCAGCATTCCTGCGGCCTATCATTTCTGTGCCACATTAGAGTACTGTTCTGTCGACACATTGCAACAAGAAATGAATGAAGATTTCAAATTAATTTCCTAATCTTTACTTCTAAGGAAGAGACTTCCATCCCATGAGCGTGGGCTGAATATTAAACCAGCGTCAATGGTGAAAAGGCCAATTCCATTCTCTAATGATGAGCTCCATCTATTTCATATCTGACCCAATATGCAGTGTAATAGTGCCCCCAAAATAGACAGACTTTATTAGAACAATATCATCCTTGTGCTAGCTTCCACACCAATTACAACCTCCCCCTCCAGCACTTGTCACTCGAGTTGACTGGAACAGTACAAGAGTTGCTAACAGTCAAGATAGGAACACATTAGCTGATACAACAGCACTACAAGGTTTCTTTCTCACCCATCCCCAAAAGCCTACACAGAAGTACAGTCACAAAGTCAATCCTACTTGTGGTACTATTCAGAGAAGCGGTGGCTACCCGAAACTCACTCCTTAGATGTCTTACCCCAAATGTATAAGAAAATATGCACAGTAAACATTAGGAGTTGCAATTCTTACATTGGTACTTGACCTATAGGTTACCATGCCCGTCCACCCACCAAATCTTTAAACATTCCTGCAATCCAAACCAAGGGCAAAATCACATTCTCAGATTTTAGATATTTCTCATTACCAGCTACAAGGGAGTCATGAGTTATGAAGGGGCAGGCAGCAAAGTGAAgtcaaggccacaatcagatcagccagttACAGTTGAGAGCATGTTTTAACCTGGCCAATTATCTAGGTAGATACAAAACAGCAATTGGAACATACCAGGTTCTATCACAAGATTCTCCTTGCTTCGAAAAGCAGACTAATTCTACACTCTTAGCAGACTAGCAGAGCCTCAAAAAACAGGATAAAGGAACAGTATGAAGCCGCTAATCATACACTTCGCTACCCTCTTTATTAAATAACATAATGAAGACACTATTCACTTTCTCTTTAGACATAAATTAAACTTTAAAAAAGCTCATATTCTACACTATTAAACAGGTCACAGCTTTTATACTAACCTTATTTCTCAGCTGGTTGGTGCAATGTTGATACACAGAACTGTCCTGCTGGCTGGTTAGTGGATATTTGACTCTTGAGCCATGAAGCCCAGTCATTGAGTATCCCTGGCTACAAATTGTCCAAAGACGTCCACGACTGTCTATCATTTCAAAGGTGTTGGGTACAGCTGTCCATCAAACCAGAGTATCCCTGGCTACAAACTGTCCAATGACATTAATGACCGTCTATCATTTCAAAGGTGTTAGGTACAGCTGTCCATCAAACCCACCAAGTATCTCCAGAAAAAACAAAAGATGCCCATTTCCTTGTCAATAATGACTAGATCGCTAATCTTGGCAATGGCAATAAGTACGATTGAATTAAATGCTTCTAATCAAATATGACACCATGCTGCATTTTGTCCACTTTGTCCTTGTGAAGATTACTGTAGCAAACTTATCCAATGTGCTTATGGTTTCTTCTTTTGAGAAATAACTTGGGGTGTCTGTGGGATTCAAATCTTTCATGCATTTTCTAGCCATAAAGGATCTTAATCGGATATTTATTATAGACAAAAACTACATTTGTCACACCCATTACCCTGAGTCTTCAACTGCATTATCTAAACAAAGTAAAGAATTTCAAAACTTTCAACAAAAAAAGCAGGCATGCAGAAACAGCTTCCTTAAGAACCAAAAGGATATCTTGCATTTTCTTTGTCTTCCGTTAGTGTGTACAACTGATGAGCACAGTCTTTGATTAATTCATCTAATGAATTCTCCACTGCTGTCAGGTCTGCCAGTTCTTTTCTCAGTTTTCGAGACTGAGCTTCATATCCTAGTCTCTCCTCTGGGTTCTTGCCTCTAAAATCAGAGAAAATATAATTCCATTTAGAAGAGGAGCATTTATGTCATCAACCATGAACAGCAGCATCTCTAGGAGGAAGGAAAACAAATGGGCTAATTGCAGTTATCTCAAGTTAAATAGCTTTTGAAACTCAATGTCCAAGCTCAAATGGCCGTGGCGATATGAGATAAAGGCAAGATATTCGATTCCTTTGCATTGCAATAGCTGAACAACATTTTTAAACTTACCTCCAGCTCGCACCTCTCACAAACTCttccactcactgcctccctcccactTACCTCCCCGACCCTTTCCCTTGCCATCACCCTCCTGCAAACCTTCACGGTGAACAAGGGctcaggagagaaacagagtgagaagaGCCGTGAGTGGGAAAGTTGGTGAGGAAAGTAACAAACCAGAGTGTCTGGGAAAGGGCCACAGGGAAGACTTAAGTTCTGATGGAATTTTGGGCTCCAGGAACTGACGAGTGAATTTTAACTGTAATTCCACCTGATTAATCATGTCAGGCCTGGCTCTCACTCTTTAATTTCCTGTtgcggagagggggaaagagaaagagagagagccagagtctaCCAGTTCTTTGCTTGTGGGCTAGAGTGGCAGTAAACTTCATTTaactcccgtcgcttgtcaatgggatttccaattgaaacCACCCATGCCGCTTCAAAATCTGTTGGCAGGGCTGTGCTGCAAGCAGGAAAAAGTGACTCCtgacgaccagagaattccggtcaGTATTAAGAACTGCCTTAGTGCATGGAACACAGCTAAAGCTAGTATCCTAACAACTTCCAGTTAGCGCTGAAGATAAAATAAAATCAAGAAATGCTGGACAACTCAGTAGGTCTGGCCCATCTGTTGAGagggaaacaaagttaacattttgcTTCCAATATGACTCTTTGGAACTGTTGTGATTTGGTGCGGAGGGGTGATTCTGAAAGCGAAATAGCCACATCTGATCCAGGGTGGGATCATTACAATGACACCACAACCAAAGTGACTCTGAATTTATTCGATGAATGCTTCACAGCGGATACCCAAGACAATGACAATAATGATTTCAAAAAGCTTAGACCGCAGTTCTTGGTATATTTTTACAATTCATTCATTCAATAAACtgtgcaacactattttaataTGAATTACTAGTTTATTATTTTCAATCTCAAAATTTCGACCACCCACAATGGCAGTTGACATTTTATTCTCTGTAGTAGCCGACTCTAGTCTTCTCAAAAGAATTTTGGAGGCTTCAAATGTTGACTAATACATCACAATTTACAGTATTGTTGCAGCTGACCAAAGTCTGGTCAGAGGTAgtgtttaaggagtgtcttaaaggaagaaagcaaGGTAGAAAGGCAAAAGATTTAGAGGggcaattccagagctcagggtttAGGCCTTGGGTCCCGAGTAAAATATTGAAATTATGAAGTGTATATGCACTTCACTGTCTGTAACATAGGAATGTATGGTAACGacatttgccgatgacaccaagataggtaggaaatcAAGTTGTCAAGAGGAGGAAGAGAGTCTGCAggtgatatagacaggttaagtgagttggCAAAGATCTGGAAAAGgcagtataatgtaggaaaatgtgaacatgtccactttggcaggaagaatagaatagcagcatattatttaaatggagggagattgCAAAACTTGATGTTACAGAGGGCTCTTGGCATCCTGGtaaatgaatcacaaaaagttagtatccAATGCAGCAAGTGATTAGCAAGGTAaattgaatgttggcatttattgcaaagggaatggaatataaaagtaaggacgtTTTACTGCAGCTGGATAGGATCCAGGTGAaactacatctggaatactgtgtagttTTTCTCTCCTTAATTGAAAATATATGTAATTGTATTAGCaatacagagaaggttcactcaattcATTCTTGAGAAGGGCTTATTCTATGAAGAATGGTTGAACTGATTGGGCCTatgcccattggagtttagaaaaataagaAAGAATCTGATATGGCAAACACTAGTAagctgtttccacttgtgggacacTAGAACCCAggaacacagtttaagaataagaggtataaggaagtggaggagacggtattgcagcacggtgatcaacttgcctcgatggggaaggagatgcggaaggtgatggacattaacaaggatctgcgagaaaaatggaagacctggaaaacagatccaggcgacagaatttgaggattgtggggctgcccgaaggaccgaggccgactgagtattttgccgcgttgctggcgaaactattgggggaggatccctcccaatacgaactggatcgggcccatcggtcgtggaggcctgtaccaaaggcgagtgagccgccaagggtagtgactctgtgcttccgtaggtacagtgtgacggagaagtcctgagctgggccaagcagaagcaggcggtgcagtggactggagctggtatacgGGTATACcaagactttacggtggagctggcgaggaggcgggctgccttcaaccgggtgaagagggcactgtacattagcaagatgcagtgcggcattgtatatccagcgaagctgagggtgacttacaagctcagggacttttcttttggaacggcagaagcagcggagtagtttgcgaaggcagaaggactgtggcagaactgagaaattgagaaatggccatgtgccgatgtaacctcatgactgtattttcttcttttttgtttcactgcgtgcgggtgtatgggctaaaggagccaatgttgtgtatatttggacaagggaagtgatgggactttcactcgaaatgagggctctttggggtgtagatggatatgcggggtttgtgtgctgaaaggggatttctgggctttcctagggccgggcaagggggaaagggacccgggcgggggcctccacactggccggtttaagccggccagtgaacgggagtgaggtgggggaggggctgcggccatcggagcctggcagaacagggtccgagtgaacgagccggggtggaaagttggggggaaggaaccaaggttgggaggaggagttttacaagaggcagtgggcgggaggagttggagactgggggtgtacaactcttgggtgtcatgtacggtactctttcagaggctggagggcgttgagtgtaggggggggggtggactctataggtcaatggggaccatgggcggtcccggactccctttttttttgttgccaccgtgggagggtttattttattggatgcatatattgacaggtgggccgttgtttggggtggtgggaggatggaattgttggtattgttaaggggtttgattttgcatttgttaccgtttactgtatgtgggtggggtgtaaattttgaaggaaaacgtgaaaatggagaataaaaacttttttttaaacaaagaggtATACCGTTTAAGACATAGATGCAAATTTTTCTTTCTCAAAGGATTGTTAGGTCTGTGAAATTCTCTTCACCAGAAAGCAGTGGTAGCTGGATCATTGAATTTATTAAAGgcaagagttagacagatttttgatagacaaggggagGCAGAAGGCAAAATGGAGTTCAGGCCACAAccaggtcaaccatgatcttattgaatggtggagcaggtctgAAGGGTGAATAGTCTACTTCTGCTCCGAAGTCCTATTATGTTCCAATGTAATGGTTCatcattttaaaattcttattaaaTTTAGTGTTACCCTTCTCTTTAGTGTTCAATTTGACATTTCCCTGTTACCTGCTGCATTTGTTTATTACATTTTTTAATGGACTCTTGCAGCACGGTAGGCTGAATTCAAACTTTGATTCAGAGCAAATAAAATTGTAAAGCGGTTTCAATGCATAATAATGTGCGACGACTTGTAAGCCTCATTCACCTCAAAGTAAAAGGAAAGTAAACCTTTAACCAAAATTATTTCAGGATACAAAAACTTTAAAAAAGAAACCAATTTATTGTAAAAGGGAACTTACATCCATTCAATTAAGTTTTTAGATTTTTTTCTCACAAGACGAATCCCATCCAGTACATTGGTGATATCATAAACCCTTCTCTTTCGCACCTCAAGCACTCTTGCAACATCGTTCAAGTCAAGAATACCTTCAGGAGCTGCCTTAACAAGTTCCATAAATTGTTGTGTTAGACGTACTAGAGATACATCAAAACGTGGCTTCTTTGCTGTTACAAAAAGAGGAAAATTAGGTCAACCGTCAATTGTGAAAACTATGATGCTAAAAATATTGAAATATAATTCAATGAATAGCAATTGAAATTAGATATTGATGTATTTTTATACCATAAAGGAGAAACATATTATTGTCAGTACGCCAAAAATCTACTCCCAAAAAATGCCATTTAGAAATAGCAAATATCATGGAACTAAGGTGTTAGATTTATACTGTACTTATTTTAATATCACTTATCTGCAAGACATTATCACAACtttcatttctatagcacctttaacacagtaaaatgcCCAAAGGAGCTTTACAGGAGCACTATGAAACAAAATGTGACATTGAGCCACATAACAGCAGGTCagagaagtaggttttaaggagaatcttaagaGGAAAGTGGCATAAGGTGTAAAGATTATAGGAGGGAATTCCAGTGTTAAAGTCTACACAGCCAAAGACATACCACCAATGGTGGTCTGATTAAAACTGGGGATGCACAAGGAACCAGAATTAGTCAAGTGAAGAGCTCTCATCAAGTTGtaagattgaaaaaaaaaattaagattGAAGGTCACAGAGATAAAAAGGGGTGAGGTAATGGTGCAATTTGAAAACGAGAGAATTTTGAAAGGGCATCTTGAACTGACTTAAAAATATACTGGAGgggcaggatccaatcactgcGATCCACATTGTGACCAACAAAATAGGTAAGAGTAGGTGAGAGGTTTTATTCAGAGAGCATCGGGAACTAGAAACTAAATTCAGGCaagtcctcaagggttataatttCTGAATTATCACCAAGCCACATACAAACTGATACAGGGATGAAACGATTAAGGAGGTGAACACGTGGTTGTAGTaagggtgtgggaaagaggggttccgttTTCATGGAAAATCCTCATCAGTACTGGGACAAGAAGGAATTGTGTCATTGAGCAGGAACCAACAGAACTGGGTTGGGACTAGGCTCTTAGCAGAGTCACAAGGGCGCAAAACTGTAATTGGGGTGGGAGGGCGGCTTGGGAGGAAAAGGTAGTATAAGTAATAGATCAAAAGCAAACAAAGGAGAGGAGAATATAAATTGTGGTTTAGGCACTGCAGGTAAAGGGAAACTTAGAAGATAAGATAAGCCACGGGAAAGAAATAAGTAATGTTATTAAATAAGTGttctatatacaagcacagagtaTAGGAAATAAACTGAATGAATTACAATCCAAGGGTATCACATAGTCTTGTAACTCTGACTCAGTAATGGCCACTATCAGGATGAGGAACTAAATATACCAAGTTATAAGGTTTAGAAGAGTGACAGGGAGGATGGTGGAGGTTGAGGAGAAGCTGTAGTAATTAAAGATGAAATCACTTCAATGATTTGACAGGATATAATAGAGAGTAAGCAGGCAGTATTTTTTTTccccatttatttttaaaaataaatttagagtacccaattcattttttccaattaaagggcaatttagtgtggctaatccacctagcctgcacatctttgggttgtgggggcaaaacccacgcagacacagggagaatgtgcaaactccacacggatagtgacccagagccgggatcgaacctaggacctgggcgctgtaaggcagcagtactaaccactgcgccatcgtgctgccctgtaaGCAGGCAGTAATGACCTAAAGGGTGGACAGGTGCAGTCATGGCTCAATTGATAGCACTCTTACCTCTATCATTAGGTCCCATTCCAAGGCCTGAGCACAAAATTCAATGCTGGCAaggcactgttggaggtgtcatcTTTTGGATGGGATGTTAAACCAAGTCCGATCTGCCTGCTTAGTTAGAT
It contains:
- the e2f6 gene encoding transcription factor E2F6 isoform X2 translates to MEEDCSQAVPSASHSKKPRFDVSLVRLTQQFMELVKAAPEGILDLNDVARVLEVRKRRVYDITNVLDGIRLVRKKSKNLIEWIGKNPEERLGYEAQSRKLRKELADLTAVENSLDELIKDCAHQLYTLTEDKENARLAYVTYQDIRSLQAFEEQIVIAIKAPQETKLEVPIPKKETIQVHIKSTEGPIDVFVCDVKNLEDPIKKETDDNASENKEISEATGDTVALPPDKAESTS
- the e2f6 gene encoding transcription factor E2F6 isoform X4, with the translated sequence MEEDCSQAVPSASHSKKPRFDVSLVRLTQQFMELVKAAPEGILDLNDVARVLEVRKRRVYDITNVLDGIRLVRKKSKNLIEWIGKNPEERLGYEAQSRKLRKELADLTAVENSLDELIKDCAHQLYTLTEDKENARLAYVTYQDIRSLQAFEEQIVIAIKAPQETKLEVPIPKKETIQVHIKSTEGPIDVFVCDVKNLEDPIKKETDDNASENKEISEATAESTS
- the e2f6 gene encoding transcription factor E2F6 isoform X5: MEEDCSQAVPSASHSKKPRFDVSLVRLTQQFMELVKAAPEGILDLNDVARVLEVRKRRVYDITNVLDGIRLVRKKSKNLIEWIGKNPEERLGYEAQSRKLRKELADLTAVENSLDELIKDCAHQLYTLTEDKENARLAYVTYQDIRSLQAFEEQIVIAIKAPQETKLEVPIPKKETIQVHIKSTEGPIDVFVCDVKNLEDPIKKETDDNASENKEISEATESTS
- the e2f6 gene encoding transcription factor E2F6 isoform X3, whose protein sequence is MEEDCSQAVPSASHSKKPRFDVSLVRLTQQFMELVKAAPEGILDLNDVARVLEVRKRRVYDITNVLDGIRLVRKKSKNLIEWIGKNPEERLGYEAQSRKLRKELADLTAVENSLDELIKDCAHQLYTLTEDKENARLAYVTYQDIRSLQAFEEQIVIAIKAPQETKLEVPIPKKETIQVHIKSTEGPIDVFVCDVKNLEDPIKKETDDNASENKEISEATGDTVALPPDKESTS
- the e2f6 gene encoding transcription factor E2F6 isoform X1, translated to MEEDCSQAVPSASHSKKPRFDVSLVRLTQQFMELVKAAPEGILDLNDVARVLEVRKRRVYDITNVLDGIRLVRKKSKNLIEWIGKNPEERLGYEAQSRKLRKELADLTAVENSLDELIKDCAHQLYTLTEDKENARLAYVTYQDIRSLQAFEEQIVIAIKAPQETKLEVPIPKKETIQVHIKSTEGPIDVFVCDVKNLEDPIKKETDDNASENKEISEATGDTVALPPDKDQNLQNDCFRLLQFDRSEAVFILGLTASFY